Below is a genomic region from Helianthus annuus cultivar XRQ/B chromosome 2, HanXRQr2.0-SUNRISE, whole genome shotgun sequence.
GCGGATGGTTATGTTACTCATAAGGTGAAAGTTGAATATGAATGGAAGCCGCAGAGGTGCTCGTCTTGCTGTGTTTTTGGTCATAGTGACCAAGCGTGTCCGAAGAACATAGTTTCAAAAGCTAAGCAGGTTGTTATTGATGATGAGGGGTTCGTTACGGATGAGCGGAAAATGGCTAGAAAAGGAGGTATGCAAAAGAAACAAAGGGCAAAATTTGTGTATAGGCCGAAAACAGGAAGCTCGGGTGCTAGCACTTCAGGTACGAAGGATGACAAGCAGAATACTAATGCGAATGCAAATGTGGCAACTAAAAATTCTTTCGAAGTTTTATCTAAATCGGATGGTGATGCGGATATCCCTCCGGGTAATGTGAAGTCTACGGGGCCAACTGTGGCCGGTCCTAATGATCCGCTAGATGATTATGAAGCTGAATTTGTTGAGGCGGTGCCTACTGAAGTGTCAAAGTTTATGAGTAGTAATTCGATTGGAAGCAAagctgagggggcaagcactcccggtcagAGCGGTCTTCATGGATAGTTTTCTTTCATGGAATATAAGGGGTTTGAACCATCCCCTGAAACAAAATGAGGTTCGTCTTATGCTGTCGGAAAATAAGGTGTCTGTTTGTGCTATTCTTGAATCGCATGTGGAGGTTGCTAATCTGGATAAAGTTTGTAACAAGGTGTTCAGAAATTGGAGTTGGACGTCTAATGGGGGTCTTTGTGATCGGGGTACGAGAATTATCCTAGGATGGAATAGTGATATTGTGGATGTTATGATTTTGTCTCAATCTGATCAAGTTATTCATGCGCAATTATGGTCTAAAACTGATAACACTAGTGTCTTCGGGTCTTTTGTTTATGCAAAAAATAAGTATCAAGACCGTAGGGCTCTTTGGGAGAACTTAGCTGGGCATGCAATATTGTGTACGGATAAGCCTTGGTTTGTCATGGGCGATTTTAACTCGGCGCTTTATATGGAGGATTCACTGTTTGGTACGTCGAGTCAAACTATTGGAATGCGTGAATTTTATGAATGTGTCAAGAACTCGGGCCTGTTTGATGTGAAGGGTCATGGTATGCAATACACTTGGAACCAGAAGCCGAAGGAGGGTATTGGTTTACTTCGTAAGATTGATAGGGTCATGTGTAATGTTAAGGGTTTAGACATGTTTCCTGATGCCTATGTTCTGTACCATGCGTATCGGGTCTCGGACCACACTCCTTGCATTTTAAAGCTTACAAATGTGCCTAAAGGGTCTAAGCCGAAACCGTTCAAGTTCGCGAATTTTATTACTTCTAAACCGGAGTTCAGAATTTGTGTCGAGCGAGAATGGGTGAAGATGGTTGATGGGATTTCTATGTTCTCGGTTACCTCTAAGTTAAAAAACTTAAAGCCAGGTCTTAGGAAAATCCTGAACCAACAAGGGAATTTACACTTAAAGGTGAGTGAGCTGCGTAAAAAGCTTGATGAGATCCAATGCCTGCTAGACAAGAACCCTCTTGATGTGGAGCTTCGTATGAACGAATCGGAGTGCCTAAAGGAGTTCCAGATTGCAGCGTATGATGAATAATGTTTCTTGAAGCAAAAATCAAAGGTTGAGTGGCTTTGTACTGGGGATTCGAATACAGCTTTTTTTCATAATAGCCTGAAATGTAGAAATGCTAGAAACAAGATTCATTGTATTCGGGA
It encodes:
- the LOC110889573 gene encoding uncharacterized protein LOC110889573, whose protein sequence is MMNSDGFFFFKFDSKEGMMKVLDGGPWLIRKVPLFLNVWSPSVNLIKECIKSVPVWVKLHNVPIAIYTDDGLSLLASKLGTPKRLDGYTADMCVDNWGRSSFARALIEISADNELKDHITVAIPTLEADGYVTHKVKVEYEWKPQRCSSCCVFGHSDQACPKNIVSKAKQVVIDDEGFVTDERKMARKGGMQKKQRAKFVYRPKTGSSGASTSGTKDDKQNTNANANVATKNSFEVLSKSDGDADIPPGNVKSTGPTVAGPNDPLDDYEAEFVEAVPTEVSKFMSSNSIGSKAEGASTPGQSGLHG